The Symphalangus syndactylus isolate Jambi chromosome 8, NHGRI_mSymSyn1-v2.1_pri, whole genome shotgun sequence genome includes a window with the following:
- the SLC25A47 gene encoding solute carrier family 25 member 47, with translation MDFVAGAIGGVCGVAVGYPLDTVKVRIQTESKYTGIWHCVRDTYHRERVWGFYRGLLLPVCTVSLVSSVSFGTYRHCLAHICRLRYGSPDAKPAKADITLSGCASGLVRVFLTSPTEVAKVRLQTQTQAQKQQRRLSASGPSAVPPVCPAPPACPEPKYRGPLHCLATVAREEGLRGLYKGSSALLLRDGHSFATYFLSYAVLCEWLSPAGHSQPDVLGVLVAGGCAGVLAWAVATPMDVIKSRLQADGQGQRRYRGLLHCVVTSVREEGPRVLFKGLVLNCCRAFPVNMVVFVAYEAVLRLTRGLLT, from the exons ATGGATTTTGTCGCTGGAGCCATCGGAG GCGTCTGCGGTGTTGCTGTGGGCTACCCCCTGGACACAGTGAAG GTCAGGATCCAGACGGAGTCAAAGTACACAGGCATCTGGCATTGTGTCCGGGATACGTATCACCGAGAGCGC GTGTGGGGCTTCTACCGGGGCCTCTTGCTGCCCGTGTGCACGGTGTCCCTGGTATCTTCTGTGTCTTTTGGCACCTACCGCCACTGCCTGGCGCACATCTGCCGGCTCCGGTACGGCAGCCCTGACGCCAAGCCCGCCAAGGCCGACATCACGCTCTCGGGATGCGCTTCCGGCCTCGTCCGC GTGTTCCTGACGTCGCCCACTGAGGTGGCCAAAGTCCGCCTGCAGACGCAGACACAGGCACAGAAGCAGCAGCGGCGGCTCTCGGCCTCGGGGCCCTCGGCCGTGCCCCCCGTGTGTCCTGCGCCCCCAGCCTGCCCAGAGCCCAAGTACCGCGGGCCGCTGCACTGCCTGGCCACGGTAGCCCGCGAGGAGGGGCTGCGCGGCCTCTACAAGGGCAGCTCGGCCCTGCTCTTACGGGACGGCCACTCCTTTGCCACCTACTTCCTTTCCTACGCCGTCCTCTGCGAGTGGCTCAGCCCCGCTGGCCACAGCCAGCCAG ATGTCCTGGGCGTGCTGGTGGCTGGAGGCTGTGCGGGAGTCCTGGCCTGGGCTGTGGCCACCCCCATGGACGTGATCAAGTCGAGACTGCAGGCAGACGGGCAGGGCCAGAGGCGCTACCGGGGTCTCCTGCACTGTGTGGTGACCAGCGTGCGAGAGGAGGGACCCCGGGTCCTTTTCAAGGGGCTGGTGCTCAATTGCTGCCGCGCCTTCCCTGTCAACATGGTGGTCTTTGTCGCCTATGAGGCGGTGCTGAGGCTCACCCGGGGTCTGCTCACATAG